The genomic segment CACCACTAATATTTTGGTCCTCTAATACCCTATTAACATTATATTGAATTCTCATTCATAGTCAATAACATATACAATGAGAAATACAGAAACttacaaaactaatttaatgctatttaaatattttacatattttcaaCGGCTAGCTGATTTCTCCAGCGGCATATatacttttcatttattttagaaataaactAGTCGATATGTTTTCTCAGCCCGTTGGCTAACTAAACGTTTGAAAATGCTTGTGAGAACTAACCATTCGTCTTTTATTGATCTCATTTTAAAGAATTAGTTTGCTACCTAAATTAGGAAGATGAACTAAAATTAGTAAAGCAAACTCATAATTTTCGTGAAAGTTGGATTTATTCAATCTTAGTTTTGATGATATTATATAAAGAAGGGAAAATAGACTCTATTAGGTTCTCAAACTAGACACCCACTTGCGCATATTGACATTAATTGTTTTCCATAACTATTAAAGTAAGTAACTATATATTGCAATATGAAAGATGCATGCATCAAGATCTACTTAGGTAGTTAGGTAGAAGCATGAGTAGCTTCTAACTATCCTCAAGATCACTTAATCAGCTAGTTAAGTAGAAGCACGAGTAGCTTCTAACTATCCTCAAGatcactttattttatattatatgttacaaTGCTAGAccattttaaaataagaaatatgatTCACTGCCAGAGTTTATAAACTAGGCGTAGAATCTTGTCTTCACTAACAGAACTGCGATCAGAGTCACTCTAGTAATAACGTCATACATTGGCATCTTGAGTTAACTTGTAATGACGAATCTAGATAACTAGTTCttattggaaaataataatgatgagAGTCTCATTATAAATTGAATAATTTCACTAGATGATACTAAACATTTCACTCAAATTTCCAAATAATGATTATAGAAGATTTTTGTTTATAGCATACCTTCAAATGGATGAAAATGTCTGAGATTCTTcataatttaatgttttttccaCTGACACTATATATTTCATTCTTAACCTGCCATAATTTCTTCAATATGACGCAAAATTTAACTATCTATGCTATTTGTAAACATTCTCTCTTTATCACGATTCTACCGATAAATTTTTTGTATACACTGTTTTGGAAcccttttttataatttttatcagtTTTGATTTAAATGATGAATAAATTATGACCCTTGAAATTTTTAACGTGTATGCCCCCACTTACGATAGAGTTGGAACACAAACgtacaaaaaataaaaggacCCACGGGAAAAAATGTTACCATAGTAAAAAGCACGTAAacggtaatatataaataaaatatcttgtcTATAAAGGCCGTAGTGCCACTCAACTCACTAACTCACTCTTAGTACAtacaaatattttcaacaatgGTTTCTCCTTCTTTAACCAAGCTAGTCTTCGTAGCTTGCTTTGTTCTGTTCACATTCTCAGACAAACTCGTGGCTGAAGAATCCGACAAAGTTCAGCTCTATCTTTACTACGAATCACTTTGCCCCGGTTGTCAGATGTTCATCGTCGATGGCCTAGTCAAATTCTTTGACTCCGATCTTGACACGATCACCGATGTGAAGCTCGTTCCATTCGGTAATGCTAAAGTCTCCGATAACATGACCGTCACTTGCCAGGTTCACTTCAATTTCTCACTCTTTTTGTGTCCTACTTTTATGACTAAACTCAGTTTCTATTTAACCTATTGTTTGGGAAATTTTGTGAAGCATGGTGAAGAGGAATGCAAACTTAACGCCTTTGAAGCTTGTGCTATAAAGATTTTGACTAACCCGGTATGCATTtatttctaaacttttttgGTGAAACTAGGGAAAATTGATGAGTGTTACAATATTTTCTAACTTTTGTAAGATGGTGATGGTTTCCGAACACAGAAATCGCAGTACACGTTCATAAGGTGCGTTGAAAACGATACGGAACACTTTCAACAAGAATGTTTCCAAGGCTTTGGAGATGAGAAAGACGTCAATGATTGTTACAACAGTGATCTCTCTAAAAAGGTttgcataataataataaaaacatacattGCATAGTtatcaaatattataactttttttttggttattcgTTGTTGTAATTACAGCTCATACTTGAGAACGCAAAACAGACCATGAGTTTGAAGCCGAAACATGTATTCGTACCATGGGTCACACTCAACGGCAAACCACTCTATGACGTACGTATATATCTAACTCTTTTAATAActcttatttacatttttagaaCCAATTTAAAACTGTCTTTTTGTATGTATGTATTATTGTCTATTGGGGGATGCAGAAGCTAGATGATTTGGTGTCCCAGGTCTGCAACACGTACAAAGGAAAGGCTCCACTCCCCAAACAATGCAATCCCTCTGCTTTGTCTGAGAAGAAGACTACGTCAAAGCTTCAGTTCTCCTATGCCAATGGTGCTATCAAGTACTAAGTTAATTATCAATCTACTAAGATGGATTAAAAAGCTTATGTCagtgaaataattaaataaagatcTTTTTCTAGAATTTTATGTTTACGTGTTCATGAACCTTCTGACTAGTAACGCCTAAATGGAACTTTATTAACTAGTAAGACCACTCCTACAAGTAACTAATATGAAGGCTATATCGATGTCATCAGACCAGAATTAATCACTATTATTTGCTTTTCTTAATTCATTGCTTTAACCACTCACTAATTAATTACANTTCCTCTGCTTTGTCTGAGAAGAAGACTACGGCAAAGCTTCAGTTCTCCTATGCCAATGGTGCTATCAAGTACTAAGTTAATTATCAATCTACTAAGATGGATGAAAAAGCTTATGTCAGtggaataattaaataaatatatttttctagaaTTTTATGTTTACGTGGTCATGAACCTTCTGACTagtatatatcttatataatatgagaaggtttttctcaattttttctAATAACATGACATCTGGCTTCTTATATAGCTGACACATATCCTCATTctcaatttaatttaaaactatgggttaaaagaaacttaaataGATCCATCTCAATTCCCTAGCCAACAAGACATAAattcatttcaattttaattcaaaactatggagcaaaaaaaccaaaaaaaccaaaaaaatagcaTGTTCCCTAGCCAACATGAGTcacataactaattaaaaaaattaaatatattttctttcttctccatgcCTCTCGACTTCTACGAACTTGGCATCATTTCGAAGCATCAACTACATAATCTGAgaatgtattaatgttttacttATGGTTAGTTGTCCCTCatttctcacatcatcatcaattctatCACCTGCTTTATTCCTCTTTGATGACCTAATTGGTTAAAAATCACagtatttattatatagaagtactcagatttatcttcttctaccaaatctttaattattttttgttttttaaatttagtattatttcatagcaaaaatctatatagtttacttttgttaaagaaaaattaatctattaatctattttgtttttacgatttataaaattttcacttatttttttatcGCAATCGGAACTTTATTACTTTACTATTTTTATCGGTTTCACATgtcaatatttactatatattaaactataataaagtaGAGTTGTGAAAATCGTCATTTGGCAtccctctattttttttaacatgtgtcatttttctttcaattttaatgaaataaaaagatacattattgctaatctaaaactaaattgtctacacacattttttttaatttgggacATTTTATATGTTCAGTTTCTTTAGATTTACATTTACTTCTCTCAATCAATTACCTTTATGACATTATGGGTGgacgttttcttttgttcaaactgTTCATGTTGAAATAATGCATAtgaccaaattaattataattaatatgctTTATAACTGTATTTATTGCCATGAATGTGATTACTCAGAATAATGTGTCAATGAAATTCCTTTTCCCATCATTTCccatggtatttttaaaatattatttcttatgaagtttttttaaaaaacatgatGTCTTGCACTATGATGATAAACATATTAATTTCTCTAGGACTATTTGAAGAAATCGTTTACAAAGccacaatgttttttttttttttttgatattatagTCTTGTCAATATTTATTAGCCTCTTTCAAAAGATTGTGTTTTATGATAGtcatgatttaaagtttttgcattgttttgtaatgtgatttttaaaCTTTCTAACTATATTTGGAAGTCTTACGTGATGAAGATGAGCCTAATGCTTGTTGAACTAGTATAGCTACTAACTCGGGGATGACAATTAAGAAGGGCGAAACAAAGGATTTTTATTAAGATAGTCAAAGATTGTCGAATTACAATATAACCGTTATGAGCCGATCGGCTAATTACAGAGACTTGTATTCTCAAATTGACTAACAGGACTATAGCTTAGAATTGGATTTACTCCTGACTCTTGCCCAATGTTACTTGATGGCTTCTGCAAGCTGCTCCCTCGGTATTTATAGCTGATGGGACGCTTCATCTCTTCGCCTCGGGATCGATGTGGGATTGTCTCTAAGTAAAGTCGGCGGTCGTTCTTATGCGGGCCGTCACTTATTGGGCTGTCCGTCTCAATTGGGCCTTCTGGGAGCTTTGTCGGCCCGGTAAGAGTGTTTTGTCAGCCGATATTCATGGACTTTGGGGTGACTTATGTCGATAATGGGCCTGTAGGAAAGCCTGTTAAGGCTGggtgaaacccatatccaacaattgTCCCCCCCTTAGTTCATTGTGGTCAGCCTTGGGCCAATGAGCTTGCTCGGGAATTATTAAGTCTGGCTCATTATTGAAATGTCGGTCTGAGATTTTATACTTTGTCAGGGAGAAGAAAGTCGAAACGTCACTCCCTAGGGTTACGTCGTTTCGCGCCCAATCGCCGCTTTTAAGGGTTTCTTTCCCCGCCGCTTATAAAAGGAGACTCTTTAGGGTGCCCTCTTCACTTCTTCTCCAGCCGCAAAAGTCGAGGTAacccttctttctctttttcttagaacctttctcttttttcctctGCTTTAGTTATCCTTAGGTTTTTAGTGTAGTTTATACTTGCCCCCAACCgggtttgttgttgtaattgcCGATTCGATTTTGATGTCGGGTTCTTGTGAGGAATATTTAAACGAGCGCTCATCTACTGGCTCTTCTGAGGCTAGCCCGTCAGTGCAGGCTGCCGATTTGCCTAATTCCAGAGTCTCGGCAGAATCGTCTAGGCTTCATAGACGAAGTAGGAGAGTACAGTCGCGGAATCGTTCTCCGGAACCTAGGGTTGACCCGGAATTTCTTGTGTCTTCCGGAGTTCCGGTCAAACCAGAGGCGGACGATCCTAGTCCTGATCGAGTGGGCTGCCCTGATTCGCCTCACTCTCGCGATGAAGCCAGATCTGCTCATTCGTCCAACATTGTCTCTCTTGACGACGAGATCGAGATTGGTGAAGGGACTGATTATCTGGACGCGCCTTTTGACTCGGAGAAGTCACTCTGTGATGCCGATTCTCTCTCTGCTATGACTGACTTTTGTAATTCTCCCCGGCGCGTTTATGTTGTATGTCCGACTCCTGAGGAGCGTGTATTTAAGTGCCCTGATGGGTATATTAGTTTATACGAACCGTTTTTTACAAAGGAAGGCCTTCGTTTCCTGATTCCAGCCTTCCTGATGGAATATTGTTGGCGCCGTCAGATTGCCATTACGCAGCTCACCGTTCATACAATCCGTAACATGGTCGGTCTTAAACACCTTGCTGACCAATGCGGGATCAATCTGACTGCTTATTTTGTCGAGGACATGATGCGTTTCACTAGGCAGAAGGGGTTTAACGGAATTTGGTATGCTAGTGCGACGCCCGGATATAAGCTGATGGACCATCCGCCGTCGAAAACCCACACCGGACTGAACAGATATTTCTACGCTAAGGTTGACGATGCCCTGGTAGAGGATACGTCAATAGGTTTTAAGACTGAGTGGAATTTGTCCCATGGTAGTTTCTTGGGTGATCCTTACTTTTTCCTTTAGCTTCGGTTGTTGACCGGTGATtacctttgttttttgttgattttcagATTTGGTTGATAAGTCTGCCGATCCACCGACTCCAGATTTCTTTGAGGTTAACGATCTTTTAAGGAGGCAAACGGTTCTTGACTGGAGGACTATTCCGCAGCTAGACCAAACTAGGGGCAGGAAACCATCAAAAGGTATTGCCTCGCCGTGCTTGTCGGTTTTTGTCCGGCTCATTTATCATGTCTCTTTTATTGAGGATCCTCGTTTGTGTTGATAGGAGGTTCGAGTCAAGCAAAGATGGTGAAAATGGGTGTTCCCAAGTACTCCGGCAGGCCAGTCTCGAAAAAGAAGAATGCCGCGGAAGAGAAGGAACTGCAGTTGGCTCTGAAGAGGAGTATGGTTGACCACTCGTCCATTCAGAGTTCTCACGTTGGAGGTGCCTCGGGTAGCCGATCTTcagatggtaacaagtcttcgCGGGACAAGGGGAAGATCACTGACGCTGTTCGGCGAGATAAGGATATTGTCCCTATCGATCTCATGGTTGAAAAGGATCGCTCTTCGGCAAAGAGGTTCCGGCTAGTTTTGATGGGGTCGTTGTGTTTAAAAGGCCTAGGACCTCCTCGCTGGATCCGAAGGACAAGGGTGTCCAACCTTCCTACTCTCTCCACTTCTGTTATGTGAAGGACACCCCTTTTCTTTCTGACAAAAGGGAATGTGGTGCTCTCATTCGCGAGGTCTCCAAAGTGCCGGGCGATAGCTCTGAGGGGGATTTGAGGGAGGATGACGCGTTCGACGAGTGGGCTCGGCACCATCTCCAGGTTcatcctctttcttcttttttttttttttttttttttttttNNNNNNNNNNNNNNNNNNNNNNNNNNNNNNNNNNNNNNNNNNNNNNNNNNNNNNNNNNNNNNNNNNNNNNNNNNNNNNNNNNNNNNNNNNNNNNNNNNNNNNNNNNNNNNNNNNNNNNNNNNNNNNNNNNNNNNNNNNNNNNNNNNNNNNNNNNNNNNNNNNNNNNNNNNNNNNNNNNNNNNNNNNNNNNNNNNNNNNNNNNNNNNNNNNNNNNNNNNNNNNNNNNNNNNNNNNNNNNNNNNNNNNNNNNNNNNNNNNNNNNNNNNNNNNNNNNNNNNNNNNNNNNNNNNNNNNNNNNNNNNNNNNNNNNNNNNNNNNNNNNNNNNNNNNNNNNNNNNNNNNNNNNNNNNNNNNNNNNNNNNNNNNNNNNNNNNNNNNNNNNNNNNNNNNNNNNNNNNNNNNNNNNNNNNNNNNNNNNNNNNNNNNNNNNNNNNNNNNNNNNNNNNNNNNNNNNNNNNNNNNNNNNNNNNNNNNNNNNNNNNNNNNNNNNNNNNNNNNNNNNNNNNNNNNNNNNNNNNNNNNNNNNNNNNNNNNNNNNNNNNNNNNNNNNNNNNNttttttttttttttttttttttgttaaacttggttttgttttgtctcaatCAGCGAGCTCGTCGTACTTGATGGCTTGCCGTTATGAGCGTAGGCTGAAGGCTGCCGAACGTGAGACTGCCCTCGCCGAGACTGGACTAAAGGATTGCCAGAACCAGGTCAGCAAGTATCGGTCTGAGTCAAGTAAGGCTTGGCGAGAGTTTGATCGTCTGAAGGAGGAAAATCGCCAGTTGCAGGGGTCATTGGAACGTTCTTGTGCCGACGTTACTCGCTTGGAAGCTTCCGTCCAGCGAGCTGCTGATGAATTTGGCCATCAATTGAACTCTGCAGTCGAGAAAAGGGCCGAGGAGGTACGTCGTGAGGTGAGGGAAGGTTATCGCGAGCGGTCGAACCAAATTCGCCAGCATATCTGGGATGTGAGGTGGGCTTttaatctgatgatgatgaaggctCATGCGAATGGTATCTTAAAGCAGGTCGAAGACCTTATGAACGATGGTTGCCCGATTCCCGCTAAGACGGTCCAATTTGTCACTGATTGCTCGGCTTTCTGGGATAATGTGGTGGACGGTATTGAGATCATCCCGCTTGCTAATGACGGGTACGTGGTGACTCCGACTGCTGTGCATGTTGCGGCTAATCCTCGGCGTATTCCTGGTTATGATGAGATCGTCGATTTTGACGAGTATGGCTCGAACATGCCGTCCGCTACGACCGAGGTCGCGGAACCCGAACTGCCTGATATTGATGAACAGGCTCCAAATGTTGAGATGCAGGTGACGACACAGGAAACGCCGGAACGGGACATTGTGACCGGCCTTGCTTTGGCGGATGCTGCTATGGCTCCGATTTCTGAGGGGATTGAAGGTCATAGCATCCAAATTGTCAGGCTCGTTAGTGATGCAGCTGTGAGGGATCCGCTAGCCCCTGTTCCTGCCGTTGCTCCTGAAGGCGAGGGTGAAATTGTGCCTGAATAAGCCCTGTGTGGCTTTTAAATTGTGCCGTTTGTGGCTTGCATCCTATGAAGACTTATTTATGtgttattttaaactttttttttttatggtgtcTGACTTGAATATTTTGAGGGTGGTTTGTTTCTACCCCCTCCCTTTTGGTCGTGGATGATGGTAACGATGGTTGAGTTTGCAAAGTTTAACATTgccatttatgttttttttttgacgagctggggcGAGGCTTAGGCAAAGTTAGAATTTGCCATAGTTCCCCCCTTTTTTAATGAGCTGGGACAAGGCTTAGACAAAGTTAGAATTTGCCATAGTCCCCCCCCTTTTTTTATGAGCTGGGGCGAGGCTTACGCAAAGTTAGAATTTGCCATAGTCCCCCCCTTTTTTGACGAGCTGGGACGATGCTTAGACAAATTTAGATTTTGCCATAGTCACCCCCCcctttttgacgagctggggcGAGACTTAGGCAAAGTTAGAATTTTCCATAGTCCCCCCCTTTAGACTAGCTGGGGCGAGGTTTAGACAAAGTTAGATTTTGCCATAGTACCCCcctttttgacgagctggggGGAGGCTTAGGCAAAGTTAGAATTTGCCATAGTCCCCTCCcctttttgacgagctggggTGAGGCTTAGGCAAAGTTAGATTTTGCCATAGTCCCCCCCCTTTTTGACGAGCTGGCGAGGCTTAGGCAAAGTTAGAATTTGCCATGGTCCCCCCCTTTTAGACAAGCTGGGATTTTGATACGTTAAGTGGTTGCGACTCTCGGACTCTTCGACTCTCGGACTCTTCACTGAGGATTAAATGCTTGTTTTGAATGGTGAGTTGCTTTTCCAAGGCGTTTCTCATCATTACCGCGTGCGGATGTTGCGTGTGGCGCGATTTTTATTGCAAGGCATTGGTTGGCTGAGGAGGGAGGCGCATTAAATGCGGGAAAGTGAACGGGCGTCTAATTAATATGGTGTCGCTTCGTGTCTGCCTCGTCCTTGCTATATAAAGGGAGGCATGGGTGGGCAAAAGTAGATCACGCAactttctctctattttctctTTACTTTGGATTTTTGACAATCTTTTCTTGCTTCATACTCTCCTTCCTCCTTCTCAGCTTGATTATGAGTGACTCTGACGACTCGGGTGAATGGGTTCCGGTGAACCGCAACGACCGGATTGTCTTTGGTCGTCCTCGAACTGACCAATTCGTGTCGATCCGGCTCAGCCTAGTgatgggtcaggtcgtttcgTTGAAGCTCGTCCCAACGACCTGTTCTTCCCGTGGAGGAGCCCGTCGGTTGCTGCTACGTCACCCCTGTTTTGGCCATTGCCGCGGAACTTCGTGCCGGGTGTTGCTGAAATTCCGGTGGAGTTTCTTCAATCCTTGACTCCCGATGAAAGGCGTCTGGCGGTTGGCTGGTTTAGGACGGTTAGTTTGTCATGTTAAGTTTATTACCGCCATGTTCGAGTTCCTGACTATTTTcgcttcctttcttcttcttttggttattGATAGATTGAGATTCAGCATCGTGCCTATCGTCGCCGACATGAGTTTCTGGTCAAGCATATCATGGATCTTGAGATGGGGATGCAAAAATTGGAGGCTGGGCCAGAGGATTGGGAGCGGTTCGGGTTCGGGAAGTTTTGTGCGATGCTTTTCTGGCTCTGTGATCGAGTTCGTGCCTATAGCCGTGGAGTTCGTGGAAATCGCTGAGGATGTTCGGCGTATTATATGTCTTGTCGGTTGACgaactgttttttgttttggcacCCGTGTGTTGGGCTGCTAACTCTTTTCGGAACCCTTGTCCTACGGTTGGTcgtaacattttttttgctgAACACTTCACCCGATCCACGGGTTTTGTTTTAAGatgttttatgttatattttggTTATCTTCAGCAGTGAGACGTCTCTCATCTTATTATGTCGAGCCGAAAGTCTTCGTTCGGAAccacgtttttttttgtctgcttTTGCAGGGGGTAGTTGTTAAATTTTGGGAGCCGGAAGCGTTGAATTCGCATATTAAAGCCCGGCTTATTCCCTACCTTGGGTCGAAGAGATTGCGCGCTGGTGGCGGCTTATTTTGCTCATCGGCCTCGGTTTGTTTGCGAGCAATGGTTGGAGCCCGGCTTATTACTTACACTTCGCGTGGagtgtaatttatttatttattatttttttttagtcggAACAACTGGCCAAATTGCCGACCTTGCTTGGATgtattctttgttttggttgttatttGCGTGATATTTGTCGATTTTGTAAGACAGTATGCTTAATAAAAGAAAGGTGGAAGTTCGTCAAAGAAGATTTCATTCATAAGTAGTGGCTGCACCTTTTCAGGTTGCCTACGTACCTCCTTTCTCTTAAGAGGATCAAGACGATCGTAGTTCAAGTTACATAGATATTAAATACTCCTAGatagaaatagaaatataatatatgtatttttttagtaGAAATATAATCCAGCGTTCCAGGATTGCGGGATTGCCTCGCCGGACATGGTAATTAGCTTGTAGACTCCTGGGCGGACGACTGTGGATACTTGGTACAGCCCTTCCCATTTTGCACCGAGTTTACCAGCATTAAGTTCGGCGGTATTTTCGAACACCTTGCGTAGAACGAGGTCTCCCTCGCTGAAAGATCGCAGGTTGACCTTTTTGTTATAGTGACGGGCTGCCGCCTGTTGGTAATTCTGAATCCGGAGCAAGGCATGGTCTCGCAGCTCTTCGATCTCGTCGAGGCTGTCATAGAGCATTTCGTCATTTAGCTCGGAATTCTTGACTAGCATGGTCTGGCGTAAACTGCCGACGCTTACTTCGGCTGGTGCCATTGCTTTCAGGCCGTAGGCTAGTGAGAATGGTGTTTGTCCTGATACTCTTCGTGGAGTTGTTCGGTGAGACCATAGCACGCCGTCTAGCTCGTCGGCCCAGAGACCTTTCTTTTCTTCGAGTAGCTTTTTAAAGCCATTTATGATCGTCTTGTTGGTTGCCTCTGCCTGGCCGTTACCTTGAGGGTACCTCGGAGTCGACTTGCTGAGCCGGATACGCCAACTTGCGCAGAAATTGTCGAATTTCTTGGATATGAACTGCGATCCGTTATCAGTTACGATCTCGTAAGGCAATATGTGTCGGCATATTATGTTTTTCCACACAAAATTCTGGACCTCATTCGCTTGGATTTTCTTATAGGACTCCGCTTCGACCCACTTGA from the Camelina sativa cultivar DH55 chromosome 12, Cs, whole genome shotgun sequence genome contains:
- the LOC104732209 gene encoding gamma-interferon-inducible-lysosomal thiol reductase-like; its protein translation is MVSPSLTKLVFVACFVLFTFSDKLVAEESDKVQLYLYYESLCPGCQMFIVDGLVKFFDSDLDTITDVKLVPFGNAKVSDNMTVTCQHGEEECKLNAFEACAIKILTNPKSQYTFIRCVENDTEHFQQECFQGFGDEKDVNDCYNSDLSKKLILENAKQTMSLKPKHVFVPWVTLNGKPLYDKLDDLVSQVCNTYKGKAPLPKQCNPSALSEKKTTSKLQFSYANGAIKY
- the LOC109127969 gene encoding uncharacterized protein At3g60930, chloroplastic-like; the protein is MSGSCEEYLNERSSTGSSEASPSVQAADLPNSRVSAESSRLHRRSRRVQSRNRSPEPRVDPEFLVSSGVPVKPEADDPSPDRVGCPDSPHSRDEARSAHSSNIVSLDDEIEIGEGTDYLDAPFDSEKSLCDADSLSAMTDFCNSPRRVYVVCPTPEERVFKCPDGYISLYEPFFTKEGLRFLIPAFLMEYCWRRQIAITQLTVHTIRNMVGLKHLADQCGINLTAYFVEDMMRFTRQKGFNGIWYASATPGYKLMDHPPSKTHTGLNRYFYAKVDDALVEDTSIGFKTEWNLSHDLVDKSADPPTPDFFEVNDLLRRQTVLDWRTIPQLDQTRGRKPSKGGSSQAKMVKMGVPKYSGRPVSKKKNAAEEKELQLALKRSMVDHSSIQSSHVGGASGSRSSDGNKSSRDKGKITDAVRRDKDIVPIDLMVEKDRSSAKRFRLVLMGSLCLKGLGPPRWIRRTRVSNLPTLSTSVM